The Niastella koreensis GR20-10 genome includes a window with the following:
- a CDS encoding RNA polymerase sigma factor, which produces MLDNSNISSLLSGCRKNERNSQKELYNLLRGFAMKICYRYTNAMEECEEIVNEGFVKLFKNIHQFDETRQEDTLLSLKGWFKRILINTCIDHYRKTNSSVNGHVLTHESETIADQGETGIDMLSYKEIIESIRMLSPAYRAVFNLFVIEGLSHEEISQTLGISVGASKSNLSKARDNLRKLLQNKNIIKAYVSPR; this is translated from the coding sequence TTGCTAGATAACTCGAACATTTCCTCATTGTTGAGTGGCTGTCGCAAAAACGAGCGAAACAGCCAGAAGGAGCTATATAATTTGCTCCGTGGGTTTGCCATGAAGATATGTTACCGGTATACCAACGCCATGGAAGAATGCGAAGAGATTGTGAATGAAGGGTTTGTAAAGTTGTTTAAGAACATTCACCAATTTGATGAAACCAGGCAGGAGGATACCTTACTTTCCCTCAAGGGTTGGTTCAAACGAATACTGATAAATACGTGCATAGACCATTACCGGAAGACCAATTCATCAGTGAACGGACATGTGCTTACGCATGAATCGGAAACCATTGCTGATCAGGGCGAAACCGGTATTGATATGTTATCCTACAAAGAGATAATTGAATCTATCCGGATGTTATCGCCGGCATACCGGGCGGTTTTTAACCTGTTCGTAATTGAAGGGCTTAGCCATGAAGAAATTTCGCAAACACTGGGCATTTCAGTGGGCGCCTCTAAATCCAATTTATCAAAAGCCAGGGACAACCTGAGAAAACTTTTGCAGAACAAAAATATCATTAAAGCGTATGTATCCCCTAGATGA